The following are encoded in a window of Spea bombifrons isolate aSpeBom1 chromosome 2, aSpeBom1.2.pri, whole genome shotgun sequence genomic DNA:
- the LOC128473817 gene encoding homeobox protein Hox-A1a-like, which produces MYHPSKENGSYLGRGCAPGEQNIGRSFEWLKVRRKSYKTARPVGHGFKRDLGASPRTNFTIRQLTELEKEFHLTHCLTPARRVEIASILHLSEAQVKIWFQNRRMKQKKWNTKFREHKALSTGEDSSLSDKSEMSPTSSPVRISNTISSDYFEL; this is translated from the exons ATGTACCACCCCAGTAAAGAAAATGGATCATACCTGGGGAGAGGATGTGCACCAGGGGAGCAAAACATCGGCAGATCATTTGAGTGGCTGAAAGTAAGGAGGAAATCTTATAAAACAG CCAGGCCAGTAGGACATGGCTTTAAGAGGGATCTTGGTGCATCTCCGAGGACTAATTTCACAATCAGACAGCTTACTGAGTTGGAGAAGGAGTTTCACTTAACTCATTGTTTGACCCCGGCTCGACGTGTTGAGATTGCTTCAATACTGCATTTAAGTGAGGCCCAGGTCAAGATCTGGTTCCAGAACAGAAGGATGAAGCAGAAGAAGTGGAACACAAAGTTTAGGGAACACAAAGCGTTATCTACTGGAGAAGACTCATCACTTTCAGATAAGTCTGAAATGTCCCCAACTTCATCACCTGTAAGAATCAGCAACACCATCAGCTCAGATTACtttgagctgtga